Sequence from the Methanosarcina siciliae T4/M genome:
AAGCTCTCTATCAACCCCCCAACATCAAATTAATACTCATTAATACTCATGGCAATTATTTTTAGAAACTAGTCTGGACGCTAATTTTCCATTCAAGAGATAACAGACTGGATTTTAATTGCCTGAGAGTATAAATAAATATATATTCACAACATATATAAAATCGACAGAATAAACTCTACTTACCATTAAATAGTCCTTGAAAATCTGAACAAATTATATGGAAACAAAAGGATTAACTTATAAATTTAATTTATGTGTCATAAATTTGTTAGTAAGACACCAGAATAAAGCTTTTATCCCTCTTTTCCCTAAATCCGGGAAAAGTAAAGCAGTTCAGGAAAAGTAAAGGGTAAACGGTGTGATCAAATTTTATCTAGAGCTTTAGAGACTTCTAACTTACCTCAAAACGCGAATAACCTTTTCTATTTGCAAACTATGCAAATTACTTATTTTTCCTTAAAAGTTTCTTCTTCCCCGGGAGAAAGATTTTCCGGCCAACCATCTAATGAAAAAGATTTGGACCAGGCGGTCCCTGCAATCCGGCTGTCCACATGGCCTTTCAGCCCTCAAATCCCTGTCATCCCGATTAATTCTTTCGCCCAATTCAGCTTCTTTTTCTTAATCGAACTCACTCCGGGGTCTTCAAAATCAAACCCAGCCAGCCTGACATTTTTAGCTCCGAAATGAAGGGCTACAAAAACGCAGCGATCCCCGTCACTGAACCCGCCAAAGTTGTATACTCGATCAAAGGGCCTTGACTGGGTAGTTGCGATAAAGCGCTTGAATCGGGGTACGTATTTTTCCAGCCTGTCCCGATTATCCCCGTGGGCATGGATAAGGACCATTGATCCCTTTTCGCAGGCAAGGATCTCTTTTTCAATATCAGTATCAGAAGCGCCATCAAGGTCTGTACAGATAACTTCAGGCACGCGGCCGATATCCATAAGGACGGCGGTGGCTCCGTCGGCTGCAATTATTACAAAAGCAGA
This genomic interval carries:
- a CDS encoding 6-hydroxymethylpterin diphosphokinase MptE-like protein, whose translation is MIYTDFAVWEPIYERILEDFGFDRTGDEEAARFLSLMLTEKNTASTSELKERISGKPVLVCGNAPGLKNELLAVNLSAFVIIAADGATAVLMDIGRVPEVICTDLDGASDTDIEKEILACEKGSMVLIHAHGDNRDRLEKYVPRFKRFIATTQSRPFDRVYNFGGFSDGDRCVFVALHFGAKNVRLAGFDFEDPGVSSIKKKKLNWAKELIGMTGI